DNA sequence from the Sphaeramia orbicularis chromosome 13, fSphaOr1.1, whole genome shotgun sequence genome:
CTTTTTCTGTGGTGTatcttttggttttgtttttacagatcTGTTATATATGACatacttttttctctttctttttataTGTAATAAAAAGAACCAAATCTAATCAGTACCTGTGCATTTCAGGAACAGTTAAGTAGATTCAAATAAGACCGAAATTGCTCAGCAGTGCAACATTAAATACAAAATAAGCAGTGACACTTTATTAAAATGTATAGAAGCGAAAAGTATTTCAACAGACTTTACTTAAAATGATGGTGGATTATGTtgaaaattgaaataaaacatgttgaatataaacataataaaacacaagtCTCCTACAGGCAAGAGTAATGCATATTTTTAGGTTCATAAGTACACAACAGATTTACAGTGCATTTTTTGTTTCAACAGCTGACAAAAGAAATATACTAATGTAAGTAATatacatgtgttttgttttttttccagtaaactcTCAAAGCTCTTTAGCATGTGGTAAACTGACACTGCTATTGCATCTGCAAAAGCCCAGTACAGGTTTGACCTATTTAAATGCTGCCACAAATATTACTTCATCCCTTTAAATGGCGATACCATGCAAAGCAAATTCTAGCTTGTTTGCatttgctttaaaaaaacaccaaaaaaaaccccccaaaaaacaatgaCAAGTAAATAAATCCATTTGCTGAGTAATTTTAAACTTTCACACCTACAATAGAACTGTactgtgcactgtaaaaacacaattgAAGAACATTATCTAACCTCTTAGTGCTATCTATCTCCTCCGTCCCCACTGTGTTTCCTGTTCATGGTTCAGGCTATTTAGAGCTACACTAACAAGATAAGCAAAGCACAGTACAAGTTTTACATGCACAAAAGTGAACGCTGTCAATACCTAAATATGATTTAGTGGTTATATTGCAATATCTTTGGCAAATTCTGAGCTCAGTCCATTACATGGCAAAGTAGGATGCGTCCCTAAAGCAGCTGTATCAGAGTCTTGTCTGTTTTTCATTGATTTGGGTTGTGCTTCCTCTGGGTTTTTGGAACAAGATCGACACATGTTTCATTAAAGACACCAGTTGGTCCTTGAACTCTCGACACAGAAAGACATAGAGGAGTGGATCCATGCAGATGTTTGTCGTGGCAAACCATAGAGTGAATTCCTTAGCAAACTTGCTCCTTAAGTAAGAGCAGTAGGTCATGGGTGATTCATTGACCTGTTGGAAAGTGTATGGAATCCTTACAATGTGATAAGGCCCGAACAGTGCGAAAAACACAATGACAACCAGGAAAACTCGCAACTTTATCTTCTGGTTTCCATCTTTGTTATTGCTGCCGGAGTTTCTAAAAGACTGGATCACCTTGTTTGTGATGCAAATATAGCAGACTGCAATCACCACACTGACAAGCCAGAAGAAAACATTCAAGCAAATTACAATCTTTTTATGGATGTAAAGTCCAGCCGGTCCTTTTGTCTGCATACAGGTTTGTATCTTGGTCAAGTTGGGCGGTGATTTGTTACTTAAAATGATATTTGGTAATGCTGTAAATACAAACAGCGTCAACCAGACTGAGACAGATATCAATCTGCTAAGCATCAGACTCTGACCAAACTTGCTGCGAGGTGTGATAATCTTGGCAAAACGATCCAGACTGATAAGGCCCAAAAATGAGATGCATGCATACTGTGTACTgtagaaaatgacactgaaaaagcGACATGAAAGCACGTATAATCTGGTTGACACACCCGGCATCTTGCTTACAGCTACAATTGGATTGGTCAGTGTCAGAATAAGGTCTGCAACAATGAGATTTTTCAGGTACACCACAAAAGTCGTATTTGATTTGAGGTGTACAGAGACCCATGCTGCCACGCCATTCAACAGCAGAGCTATGGGGAACATCAACAGGTAGAGAAGTGTGAAAACCCTGCGGTCATAACCGAAGTCCAGACATTTGTTATTGTCAGTTTGATTCCCTGACATCCCTCCACCtgaggaaaatgaaaaataaattagaACACAATCTAAAATCCATCATTTTCACAGCATGGCCTATATATATGTAGTAATGTATTTTAAACAAACCTGTTCCATAAGTTTAGTATCATTCATATAGCTCATAACTGGACAAATTATTCAGAGGCAAATTTCTCTGGATTACACTTGTGGATACTTTCTTTTTCCACTTACACTACTGGTTTCTGTAAAAAGCAGGatctatcatttattcattttctaccAGCAGAGCTATGTAATACAAAGTAATGAAAATACCTGTTGATTTCAACCTAAAAATTtcttttctgttatttatttatctattttatgcaTCACTTTCTAAGGCAATTAAATACTGATATGTAGTTGTATTAAATTTACATTATATGTTGAAAGCACACTcagagaaagaaaataaaaaatatcaaaaaagtagacaaataaattaatgaaatatAAATAACTTACATTAATAGCCTTTTTCCTTGTCTTGGTGAGAATGCTGCCAATTGATAAAATAAACCATTGTAAACATTGTtataaataacataaattatTAATTTTAAGACAAATCGATTAAGTGTTATATTATGAACTAATGACACAAATAACATGACATAATTGGTTGTAACTTACAGTTTATGACTCTCTTCCTCTACACAAAGTGGCCAAGAGGACAGGTGTATCAATGTGCTGGTGGAATATGCATAGGAAGGTGTTCAAGAAACACTGTTGATTTTCCtagcaaacaaataaacatttaGAACTTGCAATTTGCCCTGACATATGCAAAAATAGGAAAAACACACTGGTCCTCAGGAAAAAGCAAAACAGATAATGCAAAGCGCCGTGTAAACACCACAGTGATGAGACCCGAAGGATGCCTCACCTACACAACCACCCACATCTTTACCAGCCTTCTCTGTCTCACCATTAAGATACTTTCAGACATCATAAAtggctaaaaataaataatataaaactatCATTGGCTCTATAACTTTGGAGGCAATGCAGTCATCTAATGAAAAAACTCACAACACCCACCATTACTATGTTTAAGCAAAGGAGCTTTTGTACAAAACATACTGAGTAACAAACAAATTATCATGATTGTAAAAGCAAAGCACACAACCAAGCTGACTGATTAGTTCTTATTTATGTGCAAAGCTCTTTTTATAGACTaatgcagtgtttcccaaccagtgtgccacgGCACATAAGTGGGCCATGAGAAATCATTAAGTGTGCTGTGGAAGGTTATCCAATTTCTCCTGATTGGTACTCTAAGTgagcagcgtgatatagatacatatgactgcacacaccaatgatccactctgcaacaacagtctcctgtttccctttgcaaaataaaagtgaaagtgaactggcCCCAGTGTGGCGCAtcctgttgataaagccccccccccactAGTGATGTGCAGATTAGCGGGTTACCCGTGAACCCTGGGAGAGTGTCCGGTGACTGCTGCCAAAGAGTTCCCCATTCTGGAAAACAAagctatttcagttctgttccctttctccacaACCTACCTATGCAAGGTGGgcttttcaagcatgactgatataaagatgaaaaaagagaaagactcagagctgttgaggaagatttgtatgtgtctttcttcaattcctgcaagaatatcagcttcatgttcaactaaacaggcctaggtttcacactgagaaagtaaattgagactagatttggattaaatttcagtaaatatactttttgtgacattttgttCGGTGGTGTGCcctgtgatttttctaatgtaaaatatttgcCGTgactcaaaaaggttgggaaacactggactAATGGGTAGATTGACTGGATACTGCAGTTTCAGTGGGGCAAAAAATTATTTAGTCAGCctctgattttgcaagttctcctacttagaaagatgaaagaggtctgtaattttcatcagaggtacacttcaactatgagagacaaaataagaaaaaaaaatccaggaaatcacattgtaggattttaaaagaatttatttgtaaattatggtggaaaataagtatttggtcaatgacaaacaagcaagatttctggctctcacagacctgtaacttctttaagaagctcttctgtcctccactcgttacctgtattaatggcacctgtttgaactggttatctgtataaaagacacatgTCCACAGCCTCacacagtcagactccaaactcaattatggccaagaccaaagagctgtccaaggacaccaggaagacaattgtagacctgcaccaggctgggaagagtgaatctacaataggcaagcaggttggtgtgaagaaatcaactgtgggagcaattgtaagaaatTGGAAGACATTcaagaccattgataatctccctcgatctggggccccacgcaagatctcatcccatggggtcaaaatgatcatgagaacggttcgcaaaaatcccagaactacacggagggacctgatgaatgacctgcagagagctgttaccaaagtaacaaaggctaccatcagtaacacactacgctgagagggactcaaatcctgcagcaccaggtgtgtccccctgcttaagccagtacatgtccaggcccgtctgaagtttgccagagagcatatggatgatccagTAGAGAAGTGGGAGgatatcatgtggtcagatgaaaccaaaatacaactttctggtaaaaactcaactcgtcgtgtttggaggaagaagaatgctgagttgtgtcccaagaacaccatacctactgtgaagcatggggtGGAAACCTTATGCTTTGGaactgtttttctgcaaaggggacaggacgactgatccgtgttaagggaagaatgaacggggccatgtattgtgagattttaagccaaaacctccCTCCATCAGGgagagcattgaagatggaacgtggctgggtcttccagcatgccgatgatcccaaacacaccgctcgggcaatgaaggagtggctccgtaaaaagcatttcaaggtcctggagtggcctagccagtctccagacctcaaccccatagaaaatttgtggagggagaTGAAAGTCCATGTTGCCCAGtgacagccccaaaacatcactgctctaaaggagatctgcatggaggaatggaccaaaataccagctacagtgtgtgcaaacctggtgaagacttacaggaaacgtttgacctctgtcattgccaacaaaggttatgttacaaagtactgagttgaacttttgttattgaccaaatacttattttccaccataatttacaaataaattctttaaaaatcctacaatgtgatttcctggatttttttttttctcattttgtccctcatagttgaagtgtacctctgatgaaaattacagacctctctcctCTTTcaaagtaggagaacttgcaaaatcagtggctgactcaatactttttttttgccccactgtacttCTAAAGTTGAGATAAGTCAGAGGTGCAGTGGCATCATGTGACCAGAGGGAGGCCTCAGCTGTTAAGAGTAaagaataacaacaacacaaaccaATGGTGTTGAATAGTGCTAAAACATTTCTGTTGATTTTGGTATGTTTGAGGCTCAGTTCAGACACATGTTCCCAGATTGTTGCAGAAAAGCCTGGAATGTATTATGTTGACTTCATTAGTGCAATAGCATCTCCTGCTGTTGCTACAATTGCATTTCACCCAGTTTTTCTTGCACTTGATAATGTTTGGCTTACTGTACTTTTGCACTGAGGCTTGATTTGATCCTCTCTTTTGTACGTCGCTTTGGATAAAAGTATCTGcttaatgcaatgtaatgtaatttaatgtaatcatTTCATTTCTAACTTCAGGGATGCACAGGAAGTTACATGTACACTATTTATGCATCAAAACAATAGACACATTtactgaggaaaaaaagagaaattcaaCCTTATTGGTAACAGAAAAGCTTTTTAATGGGGGCACTTGTAACAATTACATTTAATCTTTGTCTAATAAAGAGACAGTGATGAAATCAATATATTTCATTAttacaaataataatacaaaaaatgaataaaaacccacAATATTGTATTACTTCTACTTGATTCTTGATTTATAATATGCCATTAAAAcccagatgttaaaaaaaaaaaaaaaatgataggaGCAGTACGCAACAGTAGCGTTGTCCTGAAGTGACTCATCACAGACAATGAAATACACTATTTTTACATTCATAGCTGTGTTTCCTTTGACAGTGGCGCCACAATAAGTGCTGAGTTATGTGGCAAATGTAAGCAGTAATGACATAGTACATGTAATATCTaatcacaaataaaatatattgtaCATGCAATTAATTTACAGTaatgttttacatttacatagtGCACTTTATGACCTAAGAGGTGTCAAATTATATCAATTATATTGTTCACTTTCAAAGGTTAAACATTTATCTATTAGTAAATGCTAATCCATATAAGGTCACTAGAGGGCAGTACAAGATAAAATGTAGACTGTGTTCTTCAGTGTCCACTAACAATTTATCCTATCTGTAAAATTGTCTGTCTACTGTGACGTCTCCTCTCTTTCATCTGTGTACAAACCAATGCAGATCCCTCTTGCTTTCATCATATCAACCAGTTTGTCTCTGTACTCCCTACACAGGAAAATGTAGAGAAAGGGGTCAAGGCAGGCATTTGTAGTAGAGACCCACAGGACTACATGGTGAACCACCACGATCCAAAGCTGAGGGCAAATATTAATACCTAAGATTTCCTGCAAAGTGAAGGGAATACGCATCAAATGGaaaggcacaaaacacacaaaaaatacaagcaGGATCAAGAAAACTCTGAGCTTGGTTTTTTTCTTCCCCTGGTTGTTATTGCTTCCAGAGTTTTTGAAGGACTGCAGGACTTTCATGGTGATGCATATGTAGCAGAACACAACCAACAAGCAGACAAACCAGAAAAGGATCTCCATACTTAGCACTACAAACTTGTGAAGAATCAAACCAGACTTACTTTTTAGGGACATACAGAAATTGTCAGTAGTATTGACAGGATCTTGGTCAGTTAGAGTAATGGTTGGGAGAACGGTTCCACCAATCAATGTAACCCAAACCAAGACCGACATGACAAGACTGAACATCACACTTTGTCCTAGCATCTTTCCACACGGTTTAACAATTTTGAAGAAGCGATCCAGACTGATAAGGCCCATCAAAGCGATGCTTGCGTACATGCAGCAGTAGAAAATGACATTAGAGTACCGACAGGCGAACGCCCTTAACTCAACAGTGGCTCCAGATTGCATGCTAGCTGCATTCACAGGGAGGGTCAGTGTCATGAGCAGGTCAGAGGCCACCAGGTTCTTCAGATACACGATGAAGGTCGAGGTGGAGCGAAGGTGCAGAGATACCCAGGCAGCCACCCCATTGAGAATTAATGCCACAGGgaacaagaggaagaagaagtaAGACATAACATTTTCTACAGTCATGAAGTTGACTTGGGGACAACCTGCAGAGAGCTGCGATGTGTTGAAGGACTTCATCATAGCATCTGGGAAAGAAACAAAAGACATCAGAACGACAGTCAAGTGGTTATGTAGGGTAAAATATTATTCCAATGACGAGTCGGCCTACATTTACCTGGCATATAAGTGTAATACATGGATGGAAAGAGTATTTCTAGTACTTTGAGGCAATGCAAAGATATTTGTCGAGCTGAGCCATTTTCACCAAAATCTTTATGAAAAACATCTTGGTTACATAGGGTAAACAATATGGGCTGAAATATGTGCCACCAGAAACTGAATTTGAATCATGAAAAGTGAATCTGAATTGTATCATTTGAAACTGAATTTATTAGTTTTGAACTTAAGTCCAATAAACTTGAAACTGAATGTAAGATTATTAAATTGAATT
Encoded proteins:
- the LOC115431096 gene encoding P2Y purinoceptor 13-like; translation: MPDAMMKSFNTSQLSAGCPQVNFMTVENVMSYFFFLLFPVALILNGVAAWVSLHLRSTSTFIVYLKNLVASDLLMTLTLPVNAASMQSGATVELRAFACRYSNVIFYCCMYASIALMGLISLDRFFKIVKPCGKMLGQSVMFSLVMSVLVWVTLIGGTVLPTITLTDQDPVNTTDNFCMSLKSKSGLILHKFVVLSMEILFWFVCLLVVFCYICITMKVLQSFKNSGSNNNQGKKKTKLRVFLILLVFFVCFVPFHLMRIPFTLQEILGINICPQLWIVVVHHVVLWVSTTNACLDPFLYIFLCREYRDKLVDMMKARGICIGLYTDEREETSQ